The genomic interval AGCACTTACATTTCCGGTGATGTATTCAGCAGAATAAGGATTTCCACAACCTGCCCAGGGTCCATGCTCGGCAATAGTCCAAATATAGCTTCCATTTTCACTGATTTTGAGGCCAAAGCCTGCATTTGGGTTCATTGTCCATGGAGTAGTAGCCCCTCTGAACCACTGGTTGGTCTGACGGTTGTAAAATTTATCATCAATCGCATATCCCCGGTCAAAACTCCATTGATTTACCCATTCCCCAGCAATTGTAGTGGTAGGTGCCTCCTGAAAAGTAAGCTTGGCAGGTCCTTTAGTCAGGTTGAAGAAAGTATTGGCAGTAGTTACATCTGAATTTATTTTCGCACCCAGATCAGTAAAAGCTACTACTCCCCAACCCAACCCATAATGAATGTCAGACTGTATAACAGAAACTTTGCCCGTATTGGTAATAGTGATATTGGCTGTCTCGTTGCCAAAGTTTGGTATCTGTTTATTTCCGGCATAAGACACTTCAGTATACTGTAATTTGTTTGATTCATGCGCTGTATTAAATAACAGCCCTCCCCAGTTTTGATTTGCGGTTTTGGTACGGGCAGTAAAAGTGATTTTATTAGTAGGTGTTCCGATTGCATTCAAATAACCGCCATCCACTCTCATAACCAGTCCTTCCCTAAATTCCAGGGTTGCTCCTGCAGCTATTTTCAAGCCTGATTGTACCGTAATATCGCTGCTGATATAATAACTGCTTCCATCCATCAGGTCTGGCCAGGTTACTTCTCCGGTATGATTGAGCGTTCCGCTTGTTTCTACCCCATTCATACCATTATTCCCTGAAAAAGTAGAAGCTGCATCGAGTTTATGAACCTGATTGGATGGTAAATAAATCGCTCCGCCAGTATTTTTGCTGAATCCATTGGCTGAGAAAGCTGCCAGCTCAGAGGCACCTTGTACATACAGCCCATACCCTCCGCTGAATGCAAATAAGGAATTAGCTATTTTTAACGAAGACGCTGTTGTAGCACTACCTGCTAAGGCTACGTTTGTCTTAACATCAGCAAGCAATTCTGCATAACTGCTGCTGCCACCAAATTCAACCGTAGCAAACTCCAGTTCATTTTCAAGGGTATTGCTTTGCACTAAAATTCCTTTCCAGAAGCCAGCAGTTTTCGATTTGCCGGTAAATACAATTCTTTCCTGCTGGGTACCTTTGGTAATGAGCGTTCCCTGGGGATAAATATGCATACCTTTATCGGCTTCAAATTCTATAACCACCCCAGGTTTAATGGTAAGTTTTGCTTTTACAATCAGGCTGGCCGTTACCAGGTAATCTGGTTTGGTTGGATCAGGATTAATGTTTTCCAGCACCCGATCCGTAGAAATTTCACCTCCCAGGGTAACCAGATCGGCTGGGGTAATAG from Rhodocytophaga rosea carries:
- a CDS encoding PKD domain-containing protein; translation: MKTSKQLSDHTFFNISSIFLPKLITHSFGKANAFCQSYVFLLAIGLLILTAACKKDDTVVPKPEPQPKVTADAGTNQSAKVGVIVSLDGSKSKDSKGTVLNYNWVFTKKPSNSTATITNATTVNPAFAGDLAGEYEVELTVSNANGQAKDKALVTITPADLVTLGGEISTDRVLENINPDPTKPDYLVTASLIVKAKLTIKPGVVIEFEADKGMHIYPQGTLITKGTQQERIVFTGKSKTAGFWKGILVQSNTLENELEFATVEFGGSSSYAELLADVKTNVALAGSATTASSLKIANSLFAFSGGYGLYVQGASELAAFSANGFSKNTGGAIYLPSNQVHKLDAASTFSGNNGMNGVETSGTLNHTGEVTWPDLMDGSSYYISSDITVQSGLKIAAGATLEFREGLVMRVDGGYLNAIGTPTNKITFTARTKTANQNWGGLLFNTAHESNKLQYTEVSYAGNKQIPNFGNETANITITNTGKVSVIQSDIHYGLGWGVVAFTDLGAKINSDVTTANTFFNLTKGPAKLTFQEAPTTTIAGEWVNQWSFDRGYAIDDKFYNRQTNQWFRGATTPWTMNPNAGFGLKISENGSYIWTIAEHGPWAGCGNPYSAEYITGNVSASGNNLTFQENYWRSKFYNPCDQSQSVDTDVQPSGMTLRYEINRMYNTLTGEGYWELKITNPDNSSFKYYKR